In Gouania willdenowi chromosome 15, fGouWil2.1, whole genome shotgun sequence, one DNA window encodes the following:
- the LOC114476673 gene encoding isoaspartyl peptidase/L-asparaginase, protein MSAVIVVHGGAWAIPDELAQASVDGVKSAACQGFSVLKGGGSALDAVEAAVRMMEDNTVFNAGHGATLNNNGDVELDAIIMDGKTLACGAVSSVKNIANPVSLARAVMDKTSHVMLTGSGANQFAESMGVETVPTDALVTEYERKEWEKHKTYVNGVMEDFNAQWAHDTVGAVALDCTGNVACATSTGGIRNKKIGRVGDSPVIGSGGYADNFSGAVSCTGHGESILKVTLARLIVSHIEQGKSVSDASQLSLQYMGERVHGAGGSIVVSPSGQWAATFTTERMAWAAAQQDELWYGLEPSQRNKEHFSQ, encoded by the exons ATGTCAGCAGTGATTGTTGTGCATGGTGGAGCATGGGCCATACCAGATGAACTGGCCCAGGCTTCTGTAGATGGAGTAAAGTCTGCAGCATGTCAAGGCTTCTCTGTGCTTAAAGGAGGAGGGAGTGCCCTGGATGCTGTGGAGGCAGCTGTGAGGATGATGGAGGACAACACTGTGTTTAATgctg GACATGGTGCCACGCTGAACAATAATGGAGATGTGGAGCTGGATGCTATTATCATGGATGGTAAAACACTAGCCTGTGGTGCAGTGTCATCAGTGAAGAACATCGCCAACCCTGTGTCTCTCGCTCGTGCCGTGATGGACAAG ACCTCCCACGTTATGCTGACGGGCAGTGGTGCAAACCAGTTTGCAGAGAGCATGGGTGTAGAAACAGTTCCCACTGATGCACTGGTGACTGAATATGAGAGGAAGGAATGGGAAAAGCACAAGACTTATGTTAATGGAGTTATGGAGGATTTTAACGCTCAGTG GGCTCATGATACTGTTGGAGCAGTTGCCTTGGATTGTACTGGCAATGTTGCATGTGCAACTTCCACTGGTGGGATCAGGAATAAGAAGATTGGTAGAGTGGGAGACTCTCCAGTCATTG gCTCTGGAGGATATGCAGATAACTTTAGTGGAGCAGTGTCTTGTACCGGACATGGAGAATCTATCCTCAAAGTCACACTTGCTCGCCTCATTGTGTCACACATAGAACAAG GTAAATCAGTGTCAGATGCTTCCCAGTTGTCTCTACAGTACATGGGAGAGAGAGTTCATGGTGCAGGAGGATCGATAGTGGTTTCTCCATCAGGGCAGTGGGCCGCTACCTTCACCACTGAGAGAATGGCTTGGGCTGCTGCACAGCAGGATGAGCTGTGGTACGGCTTAGAGCCCAGCCAGAGAAATAAAGAGCACTTTTCTCAATAG